A single genomic interval of Alcaligenes sp. SDU_A2 harbors:
- a CDS encoding KdsC family phosphatase: MIHTSTTPLHPAEAQILAKLPDSTRERLRALRMMVFDVDGVLTDGRLWYSEHGEEFKGFHALDGHGLRMLGESGIAVALITGRESGIVSRRAAELGIRFVHQGVRDKVAILAQIAQENGLALNEIGYMGDDLIDLAAMQRVGFSASVPNAPFYVSQMASWVSSLPAGQGAVRECCDAILAAQGRLAGFITGGLLKTTGVIQ; encoded by the coding sequence ATGATCCACACTTCCACGACCCCGCTGCATCCCGCCGAAGCGCAAATTCTTGCCAAACTGCCTGACTCCACCCGTGAACGGCTGCGTGCCCTGCGCATGATGGTGTTCGATGTGGACGGCGTACTGACGGACGGTCGGCTGTGGTATAGCGAGCACGGCGAAGAATTCAAAGGCTTCCATGCCCTGGATGGGCATGGTCTGCGCATGCTGGGCGAAAGCGGCATCGCCGTTGCCCTTATCACCGGTCGCGAAAGCGGCATTGTGTCGCGTCGGGCAGCCGAACTGGGCATACGCTTCGTACACCAGGGCGTGCGCGACAAAGTCGCCATCCTGGCGCAGATTGCCCAGGAAAACGGCCTGGCCCTGAACGAAATCGGCTACATGGGCGATGACCTTATCGACCTGGCCGCCATGCAGCGCGTGGGCTTTTCCGCCAGCGTGCCCAATGCTCCCTTCTATGTATCACAAATGGCCAGTTGGGTATCCAGCCTGCCGGCCGGCCAGGGTGCCGTGCGCGAATGCTGCGATGCCATACTGGCGGCCCAGGGTCGTCTGGCCGGCTTCATCACCGGCGGCCTCCTGAAAACGACCGGAGTCATTCAATAG
- the lptC gene encoding LPS export ABC transporter periplasmic protein LptC, which translates to MRDRLPTFISLLLLALLVLATLWAVDYTQRSVALDPPRRVTHEPDSWSRNFTMVSTDASGMAINRLDGEMAYHYPDDDSYDIEHPRAVSNRAQSPMTVATSDTAHMNAGGDTITMTGNAHIHRQATAEDEALDVRSRVLIILPQEDVVYTNEPAVVVNGQSTLRGTGMRYDNRVRQLNVMSESDTKISGQQTQKTRSPNSSKDSQP; encoded by the coding sequence ATGCGCGACCGCCTGCCCACTTTTATTTCTCTGCTGTTGCTGGCTTTGCTGGTGTTGGCCACGCTGTGGGCGGTGGACTACACCCAACGCTCGGTGGCACTTGATCCGCCGCGCCGCGTCACCCACGAACCCGACTCCTGGTCGCGTAACTTCACGATGGTCAGCACCGACGCAAGTGGCATGGCCATCAACCGTCTGGACGGCGAAATGGCCTATCACTACCCGGACGACGACTCCTACGACATCGAACATCCGCGCGCGGTCAGCAACCGTGCCCAGTCTCCCATGACCGTGGCCACATCGGACACGGCGCACATGAACGCCGGCGGCGATACGATCACCATGACGGGCAATGCCCATATCCATCGCCAGGCCACCGCCGAAGACGAGGCCCTGGATGTGCGCAGCCGCGTGCTCATCATCCTGCCGCAAGAAGATGTGGTCTACACCAACGAGCCTGCTGTCGTGGTCAACGGTCAATCCACCTTGCGCGGCACCGGCATGCGCTACGATAATCGCGTACGGCAATTGAACGTCATGTCGGAATCCGACACTAAAATCTCGGGCCAACAAACACAAAAAACGCGATCCCCCAACAGTTCTAAGGATTCCCAGCCATGA
- a CDS encoding GbsR/MarR family transcriptional regulator, translated as MNLGPQAERFVLHFGEMGGRWGVNRTVGQIYALLFMSPEPMHADDIAETLGISRSNVSMSLRELQSWRLVSMTHKIGERREYFESPKDVWDIFRTLVEEKRKREIDPTLTLLRSILMEAPLNDEEAYGQQRITEMLELIELACGWFDEVHHLPPETLQNLMRLGSKVQKVLGFAGRIRKADQTGGRHD; from the coding sequence ATGAATCTAGGACCACAGGCCGAGCGCTTTGTGCTGCATTTCGGGGAAATGGGCGGGCGCTGGGGGGTCAATCGCACGGTTGGCCAGATCTACGCTTTGCTCTTCATGTCCCCCGAACCCATGCACGCCGATGATATTGCCGAAACGCTGGGCATTTCACGCTCCAATGTCAGCATGAGCTTGCGCGAGCTGCAGTCGTGGCGGCTCGTCAGCATGACGCACAAGATCGGCGAGCGCCGCGAATACTTCGAGTCTCCCAAGGATGTCTGGGACATTTTCCGTACCCTGGTCGAAGAAAAGCGCAAGCGCGAGATCGACCCCACATTGACACTATTGCGAAGTATTCTTATGGAGGCGCCTCTGAACGACGAGGAGGCGTACGGCCAGCAGCGCATCACCGAGATGCTGGAGTTGATCGAGTTGGCGTGTGGCTGGTTTGACGAAGTTCATCATTTGCCGCCGGAGACGTTGCAGAATCTGATGCGTCTGGGCAGCAAGGTGCAAAAGGTTTTGGGGTTTGCCGGAAGAATTCGCAAAGCTGATCAGACTGGGGGTCGTCATGATTGA
- a CDS encoding KpsF/GutQ family sugar-phosphate isomerase — translation MTTPDLHDTDPILDSARRTFATEIDALRTLSARLDAHFVRATHMLMQCQGRVVVTGIGKSGHIARKIAATLASTGTPAFFMHAAEALHGDLGMITGQDVVIAISYSGQAQELVTVLTVLRRMGAKLIAITGNPQSELALNADLHLDAHVEHEACPLNLAPTASTTAALALGDALAVACLEAKGFSREDFARSHPGGALGRQLLTFVRDVMRQGDQLPIVSPDTLVPDALAVMSAKGMGMTIVADPQGHPVGLFTDGDLRRLIARQGDIRHLPVRAGMTPQPRSIGADALAIEAAGQMDALRISQMLVLDANGLLLGALHMHDLLAAKVI, via the coding sequence ATGACTACACCGGACCTGCACGACACCGATCCGATACTGGACTCGGCCCGCCGCACTTTCGCCACCGAGATCGACGCCTTGCGCACGCTCAGCGCCCGGCTGGACGCGCATTTCGTGCGCGCCACGCACATGCTGATGCAATGCCAGGGGCGTGTTGTCGTCACCGGCATCGGCAAGTCCGGTCACATTGCCCGCAAAATCGCGGCCACCCTGGCCTCCACCGGCACGCCGGCTTTTTTCATGCATGCCGCCGAGGCCCTGCATGGCGACCTGGGCATGATCACCGGCCAGGATGTCGTCATTGCCATCTCGTATTCCGGCCAGGCGCAGGAACTGGTCACCGTGTTGACCGTATTGCGCCGCATGGGTGCCAAGCTGATCGCCATTACCGGCAACCCCCAATCCGAACTGGCCTTGAACGCAGACTTGCACCTGGATGCGCACGTAGAGCACGAGGCCTGCCCGCTGAACCTGGCCCCCACGGCCAGCACCACGGCGGCACTGGCCTTGGGCGATGCCCTGGCCGTCGCCTGCCTGGAAGCCAAAGGTTTCAGCCGCGAGGACTTCGCCCGCTCGCACCCAGGCGGCGCGCTAGGCCGCCAACTGCTCACTTTTGTGCGCGATGTCATGCGCCAGGGCGATCAATTGCCGATTGTCTCGCCTGACACGCTGGTTCCGGACGCACTGGCCGTCATGTCCGCCAAAGGCATGGGCATGACCATTGTGGCCGACCCGCAAGGTCATCCCGTAGGCCTGTTCACCGATGGCGACCTGCGTCGCTTGATCGCCCGCCAAGGCGACATCCGTCACCTGCCAGTCCGCGCAGGCATGACACCGCAACCTCGTAGCATCGGTGCCGACGCATTGGCCATCGAGGCGGCCGGCCAGATGGATGCGCTGCGCATCAGCCAGATGCTGGTATTGGACGCAAACGGGCTACTATTAGGGGCTCTGCACATGCACGACTTGCTGGCCGCAAAGGTAATCTGA
- the lptA gene encoding lipopolysaccharide transport periplasmic protein LptA, translating into MTTRHRAPSGLRPEPFTRLLRSTTLGLALVWAAVPMAPTALAQNSAPAAQEPDTSVLSDTLTYDDIAKQTIYKGNIVLTRGNLTLMADQLAIEQDAEGFQHGTATVSTRPRVTIRQEDPAKFELMTAEGLKAIYNGKAEEIELIGQAIVNRYVCGKLQDSIQGQRVVYRQKDNTYQAFGGADSATRDGRVRSVARPRANADAALAECQRKSSPRK; encoded by the coding sequence ATGACCACGCGTCACCGTGCCCCCTCCGGCCTGCGGCCCGAGCCTTTTACCCGTCTGCTGCGCAGCACCACTCTGGGACTAGCCCTGGTCTGGGCGGCCGTGCCAATGGCACCGACGGCGCTGGCGCAAAACAGCGCACCCGCCGCGCAGGAACCGGATACCTCTGTACTGTCCGATACACTGACCTACGACGACATTGCCAAGCAAACCATCTACAAAGGCAATATCGTGCTCACGCGCGGTAACTTAACGCTAATGGCCGACCAGTTGGCCATCGAGCAGGATGCCGAAGGCTTCCAGCACGGCACCGCCACCGTCAGCACACGCCCTCGCGTGACCATCCGCCAAGAAGATCCCGCCAAGTTCGAGCTGATGACGGCTGAAGGCCTCAAGGCGATCTACAACGGCAAGGCCGAAGAGATCGAGCTTATCGGCCAGGCCATCGTTAACCGTTATGTCTGCGGCAAGCTGCAAGATTCCATCCAAGGCCAGCGGGTTGTCTATCGCCAGAAAGACAACACCTACCAAGCCTTTGGCGGTGCCGATTCGGCCACGCGCGACGGTCGCGTGCGCTCGGTAGCACGCCCACGCGCCAACGCCGATGCCGCCCTGGCCGAATGCCAGCGCAAGTCCTCCCCCCGCAAATAG